Part of the Listeria innocua genome is shown below.
AAACTCTTTCTTGTGAAAGAAGATGGTAAATATACTTTAAATCAACGAATTGCTGGTATTACTCCAAATGAAAATATTGATCCAATATTTTTGAATTTCAGAATGAATCGAAATAATTATTTTCTAAAATTCGATAGTGGTGTTACTCAAACAAATCTATCAAAATCACAAGTTGAAAATTTTATTGCTTTATATCCAACTTTTGATGAGCAATACAAGATTGGTCTATTTTTTACTCAGTTAGATGACACTATCGCTCTTCATCAGCGTAAGTTAGATACTTTAAAGCTGATGAAGAAAGGACTCTTACAGCAAATGTTCCCAAAACGTGGGGAGAATATTCCTAAGATTCGGTTTGATGATTTTGATGATATTTGGGAACAGCGTATACTCGGAGAATTTCTCAAAGAAAGTAAGATTAAAGGTTCAAATGGTAGTCTTGCGAAGAAATTGACCGTAAAACTTTGGCGAAAAGGAGTAGTTCCTAAAGAAGAGATTTATACAGGCAGTTCTGCTACTCAGTACTATATTCGAAAAACGGGACAATTCATATATGGAAAGTTAGACTTTTTGAATCAAGCATTTGGTATTATACCACTTGAGTTGGATGGCTATGAATCAACTCTTGATTCTCCAGCATTTGATATTGAAGAAAGCATAAATGAAACATTTTTATTAGAGTACGTATCATTGGCACGCTTTTACAAATATCAAGGAAATATTGCTAATGGTTCTAGAAGAGCAAAGAGAATTCATACTGATACTTTTTTTGAAATGCCTATTCCTTTGCCCAATAGTAATGAACAACAAAAAATTGGAACTTTTTCCCGACAAATTGACGACTTAATTGCCCTTCAGCAAAATAAACTTGAGAAACTCTCTTCTCTAAAAAGATTCTATCTAAAGAACATGTTTATATAATTCAATATTTACACTTATATCAACTCCTAAGATAATAAACAAAGGTGATTAATTCATCTATTATTATCTTAGGAGGTTTTTTATGAAAGCGAGAAAGAGAAAAGAACAAACATTTCATGAGTATTTTAAAGAATGGGTAGATCTTTATAAAGTTGGAGCAATACGTTCAATTACCCTGCAGAAATACTATGTAACAGAACAAAAAATTCAAGAACTTGTACCAGATTTAAAAATAAAGGATCTAGATCGTTATACTTATCAACAACTGCTAAATAGTTATGCAGTTACTCATGAGAAACAAACTACCATGGATTTCCATCATCATCTGAAAGGGGCTATTTTAGATGCTGTAGATGAAGGTGTGATCAGTCAAAATCCCACAAGGAAAATTGTGATTAAAGGAAAAACACCTCGACCTAAAAAAGCAAAATTTTTAAATCAATTTGAAGTACAAGCCTTATTAAAAGAATTAAATTTAAAGGAGGATATAAATTGGGATTGGTTTATTCTATTAATCATTAAAACTGGGCTTCGATTTTCAGAAGCATTAGCTCTAACCCCTTCAGACTTCGATTTTTCCAAACAAAAAATTATTATTAACAAAACCTGGGATTACAAAATGGTTACTGGTTCTTTTCAGCCGACAAAAAACGAATCTTCCAATAGAAAGATTCAAATTGATTGGCAATTAGCAATGCAATTTTCCCAGTTAATTAAAATGAAAGATCCAGATAAACCGATTTTTGTTAAAAGCAGAGTATTCAATTCTACAATTAATAATCGTTTAAAGGTGTTGTGTGAAAACGCAAATATACCAACTATCACAGTTCATAGTTTACGACATACCCATGCTTCTTTACTGTTATTTGCTGGAGTTTCAATTGCAAGCGTTGCGAATAGGTTAGGGCATTCAAGTATGACTACTACTCAGGAAACATACCTTCATATTATTCAGGAATTGGAAAATCAAGATAATGATAAAATTATACGCCATTTATCAATGTTAATGTGATAATAAATCCCCACTTAGCTTTATCTTAGCTAGGTGGGGATTATTTTATATAAACATATTTTGTAGATAAGCTTTTTTTAATTCTTTAATTCTACCTAGTTTATTTTGAAGAAGATTAATAGTAATATCTATTTTATTCAGAAATTCAGCTATTTTCTTTTGCTCCTCTATTGATGGTACTGATATTAAAATATCCTCAAGATACGAATAATAAAGATTGGATACATTTCCACCTTCAACTCTTTTTGCAAATTCGTACTTCATTTTACTTCTAAAATAGTATGCAATAAACAAAGGATATTGCTCTGTATTATAAACCGATATCATTTCGCCGATAGCAACATTGGAAATCGAAAGCCAGCTACAGTTGGCAAAATCCAAGGGATTTTCACCAACTCGTGGAACTAGCACTTCATTTCCAGAACTAAATTTTAAGTTGCTTTTATCAATATTTGTATAGGAGTGTACAATGTCAATTTCCGGTCCAAACTTTGTATACAATTCCCCATACCTTACACATGGTGTAGTTGCATCTTGAGCCACAGACCATTTCGGAGCACTCTTTCCATAATAGAAATAACCATATTCTCCTATCTTACGCTGTTCCCATTCTTCGTAAAAACTAGTAAATCGGATCTTAGGCTTCTTCCTATTATTCTCTGGGAATATTTGTTGCGAGAATGCTTTCTTCATCAGCTTTAAAGCATCTAACTTACGCTGATGAAGAGCGATAGTGTCGTCGAGTTGTTTGAAGAAGGTACCTATTTTTTGTTGTTCAGTTAAATTTGGGGGTATTTGAAACTCGCGCTGTTCAATATGGCCTTTTGTAACATGTACCATAGTAGTTCCATTTGTACTTTGTTTGATACGTTCTTTATCAGTTATAAGCCAAGTATATAAGTACTGTTTAGATACATTTATATTCATTATCTTAAGTTTCCAAATATGATAATGGTATATCACTTTTTCCTGATTCCAAATTTCCGGGCCAAAGTTTGTAGCCCATAAATAAAGCAAATCACCCCTGTTAGCATACTTATTTTCTTCTAATTCTAAATCAGAATAGTACCATCTATCATTTGTATTAAAATTACCTACACGTAATACTTTATACTTACCTTTATCAAGTAATTCTTTTTGGGAATAAGCTCTGCCATTAAGGAAATTCACATCTTCCCCTAACTTACGCTGTTCCCAAGCTCGAAATGGTAAGTTAAAGTAGTGATAAAATACATAAAAAAGAGGCAACACAAGCTGCCTCTTTCAAAAAAATATATTACTTAAAAATATCTGTATCTACATTCCACTTATTTAAAGAAATTCGGTAAATACTCTTTATGCGCTTCTAACATTTCGTCCAGCATTTCGCGGGCTACAGATTCGCTTGGAGTTAGTGGGTTGATTGTCATTGCAAGGAGTGCTTTGTCGTAATCACCAGTAACTGCTGCTTCGGCTGTTAGGCGCTCGAAAGTTTTGATTTCTTGGATGATGCCGTTGATAGCGATTGGAAGGCGTCCGCTTGCTAGTGGAATTGGGCCTTGGCGAGTGATAACACAGTTTGTTTCTACTGCGGAATCAGGGTCAATATCAAGGATGGCACCATTGTTACGAGTATTAACGATTTGAATGTCGCGTTTGTCGTTATAGATAGAGTTAATTAGGTTACATGCTGCTTCACTGTAGTAAGCGCCGCCGCGTTGTTCTAATTGTTTTGGTTTTTCAGCAAGTTCTTCTTGTTTGTAAAGCTCGAAAAGTTCCGCTTCTACTTTTTTAACAACTTCTGCACGAGTACCATGTTCTGCGTATGCGCGAGCTTGGTCTTCCAGTTGTTGTTTTGTTTGCCAGTAGTAGCGCAAGTAGTCGATTGGAATCATATTAAGTGTACGTAAGAACGTTTTGTCCCAACCAGTTGCATTGATATTTTTAAGGCTTGAGCCAGCTTCATCTTCTGTCATTTTGAAAACAACATCTTTTGTTACGTCTTTGCCATTATGGTAAACAGTTTTCGCGAATACCATGTGGTTTAGACCAACGAATTCTACGTAAATTTCAGAAACGTCTACGCCTAGAGTTTCAGCGATGTTACGTTCGATGCCGATAGGGCCGTTACATAAGCCGACAACTTTCTTTTGGTTACTGTAACGAAGAACGGCTTCTGTTACCATTCCTGCAGGGTTAGCAAAGTTGATTAACCAAGCATCTGGGCAAAGGCGTTCCATATCTTTACAAATATCTAAAATAACTGGGATTGTGCGAAGTCCTTTGAACATGCCGCCTGGTCCGTTTGTTTCTTGACCAACTACGCCATATGAATTCGGGATGCGCTCATCTTTCACACGTGCGTCTAATAAACCTACACGTAATTGTGTTGTTACGAAATCTGCGTCTTTTAAAGCTTCTTCACGGTCTAATGTTAAATGTACTTCCATGTCAACGCCAGCTTTTTCTACCATACGTTTTGCTAAATTACCAACGATTTCTAATTTTTCACGGCCAGCTTCTACGTCTACTAACCATAGTTCGCGAACTGGTAATTCGTCTTGACGTTTAATAAATCCTTCGATTAGTTCGGGTGTATAACTTGATCCGCCACCAATAGTCGCGATTTTAATACCTTTAGTCATTATTTATACCTCCAAGGATATTTTTTTGAAAAGGCTTACTTAATTGTTAGTTGCCTTTTCTTCTCACAGTTATAGTATAGGAATTTTATGAAAAAATAGCTAGTATTTGACGAGCTTTAGGTAAGGATTTTCTAAGTAGGAACTTGTCACATTTGAGTAACGAGGTGTTACATGGTAAAATAAAGCGAAAAGAGGTGCGGAAATGCTTTTTTTGGATAAAAATTTGGAATTAAATGATACAGAATTAGATATTTATAATTATATAGTGGCAAATTTAGAGAAAGTTGTTTATATGCGAATTCGCGATTTGGCGACGGAAGCGCATGTGAGTACGACGACGATTCTGCGTTTTTGCCGGAAATTTGGTTGTAATGGTTTTTCGGAGTTTCGGGTGAAATTACAGCTTTATTTGGAAGAGCAGAAGTTGGCGCAAATTGATATGGCGGATGAAACGACTTATATTGATTTTCTGAAACGGACGGCGCAACCTGAGTTTAAAGCGCAAATTCAAAACGCAGTGGAAATTCTTCGCGACCGTGAACTGGTTCTATTTGCTGGGGTGGGTTCATCGGGCGTAATCGCTGAATATGGCGCGATTTATTTTTCGTCATTATTCACGTTGGCGCTACATATTGAAGATCCGCTTAACCACCCGTTTTACCATTTATCGAGCAAATTATCCGATAAAATCTGCATGATTGCGATTTCGGTGGAAGGGGAAAATGAAGACATCATCAGATATATTCACCAATTGAAGGCGCAAAATTGTAAAGTGATTTCGATTACAAATAGCGCGAAATCGACCATCGCGAGGCTATCTGATGCGAACATCGCTTATTATATTAATAAGGAAATGTATCAGGAAGCAAATATCACGTCCCAACTACCGGCGCTCTATACAATTGAAAATATTGCCCGGGAAATAAGAACCCAAATTGACAAAGAAAAAATGTAAAAAGCTAAGTTTTGCTTGGATTTCCGAGCAAAACTTTTTTTGTAACAAAATTGTCACTTACGAAGAATTTTTTATTTTGCTACGATAGTTCTTTGGAGGTGAAATTATGTACAGTAATAGGAAAGAGAAAGTCGTTTTTACACTTATTATGTGTTCTTTGATGATTTTATGCATGAGCTCTTATAATATCTTTCTTGAAAATGGTATTGGCGCGGATTCTTTTATGATTATTCTAAAAGCGTTTGTTCCGTTTCTTTTTATTGGATTTTTATTAGACTTTTTTGTAGTAGGAAAAATCGCGTCTCGTCTGCACTCCCTTTTGGTAAGTGAAGATGCTTCGAAATTTAAAAAGATCATCATGATGCAATTGTTAATGGTTACGTTTATGTGTGTGCTTATGTCGACCCTTAGCCTGATTGTAAACCAAGGCGAATGGAGTCATCTAGGTATTCTTATTTTACGCAATTATTTTGTTGCTTTATTTTTGCAAATTTTTATCGTGTCACCGTTTGTGCGATTAATTAGTCCGCGGATTTTTGCCCTTTTGTAAAAATGAAAAAACGCTTAGTCGAGTTTAGGCCCGGCTAAGCGTTTTGTTATTTATGTTCGGCATAATAAGCATCGAGCGCGTCTTCCACGGTTTTCTTCGTGTAGCCGTTATCGATAATGTAGCCAAGATCATGTTTTCTAAAGCTTGTTTTTAAATGGTCAATGAGGTCAGCGAAGTAATACTCGATACCTTTATCATCCAGCCATTTGAGTAAGTCTTTCATAGATTCGGTAGCGGTTGTATCGATATTAATAATCGCACTCGCTTCAAAAATGACTAGTTTTGTATCATCTTGGACTGCTTCTTTTAAGCCATCTGCGAATTTATTAAAGTTTCCAAAGAAAAGGGAAGCGCTATAACGATAAATAACTACATTTGGAATTGGTTTGGCTTCTGGTTTACGTTTTAAGTCAAAGTAACCATGGCGCCCGTCAATAACACCAAGAATCGCAATTGGTGATTTCATTGAGCGGCTGACTACATTGATGAACGATAAGAAAATCCCAAGTAGTACCCCGAAAATTACACCTACTAAAAGTGTTCCAAGAGCGGCAACAATCCAAACGGTTGCTTCACGACGAGAAACTCTGAATAAACCTTTTAACACATCTACATCAATAATGCCCACAAGTGCAGCGAATACGATACCTGAAAGAACTGGTTGTGGCATATAGTAAAGTAAGCCACTTAAGAAGGCAACAATCAGTGCGATAATAGTTGCGGCAACGATCGAAACCATTTGTGTTTTACCACGAAATTGCTCGTTTGCAGCTGTTCTTGATACGCTGGCACTCGCCGGGGAACAACCAGAAAACGCAGCGACGAAATTAGAAATACCGTAAGCAAATAACTCACGATTATCATCAATCGTATATTTGTTTCTCATTGCAAAACTTTCACTTGGTAATAGTGAACCGGCAAAGGTAGCGATAGCACAAACTAAACCGCCACCAATCGCAAGTGCCCATGAACTTGCCCCAAAATCAGGAAGGGCAAGGGAAGGGAAACCAACCGGGATTTTACCAACAATATCTACATTATATTGGTCGAGTTTGAAGAAATAAGCTGCCATTGTTCCTAGTACTAAGACAACAAGTGACATCGGGATTTTTGGAATTACTTTTTTACAAGTTATGACAATGATGATTGTAACGATACCCATTGCAAATGAAATCCAATTAGACTGGAAAAATTGACCGAAAATAATACCTAAACTAGAAAAGAAACTATCTCCGCTTTCTTTAAGTCCCATTATTTTTGGGATTTGCCCCATAATAATGGAAACACTAAGTCCTGAAATGAAACCACTTAGAACTGGAGCAGATATGTATTTTGCAAAACGACCTAATTTTAAGATGGAGAAAAGTACTAAAAAGACCGCACAAAAGAATGCTAGAATCGGGGCGAGTGCGATGGCTTCTTTGGATCCTGCTGCAAGTCCAGCTGTTCCTAAGATAATTGACCCAGTAATGGCGCTAGCTGTCGCATCAATCCCAAAAATTAATTGCGGCGAACTGGCAAAAATAACATAAGCAATAACCGGTAAAAATGATGCATATAAACCATAGATGGGTGGAAGTCCAGCTACTTGCGCGTATCCCATTGCAACCGGAATTGTCAGTGCAGCAACCCCAACACCTGAAATAACATCATTCCGTAAATAGGATGCTTTATACCCATTTAATGAAAGCAAGATGTGTTTAAACATAAGTTCCTCCCTTTAAAACATAGTAATTTTCTTCTTCTATAATATTATTTAAATCTTATACTATTTACCCTGTTATAAGTTATACCAACCCTATTTTGGTGGATTAATTAAAAAAAACGCGATTTTCGTTAAAAAGAAAATCGCGTTTTTTTTAATTGTTTTTGGCATAAATCGCCATAGCTTCTTTCAGAAAAGCAGAAAGGCCATCACCAAACTGGTCGATATTTTTAGTGAAACGTTCATCTGCCACGTACATTTCTCCGAGTCCTGCAAATGCTTCAAGCGAGTATAAATTCCCGTGAGTATCATTTAAATATTGAAAAAACTGGTGGACTGCTTGTTGGGCTTCATTTGATTCTGGGGCGGATTTTCTAACAGCGGCCAATTGGCGAAATTCTGCATCAAAACTTTCTTTTATAGCCATTTGTTCTTTTTCATTCATATTAGTGATTTTTTCATTTGCTTGATTTACAACTTTATCTCCCCAAAGTTTTCGTGCTTCTTCTTCATATGGATTAGTTGAAAAATCGAAGCCAGTAAATTTTTCTTCATTCGTCATAATTATTTCTCCTTTTTCGTTCTTGATGGTTTGGTCAAGGGTTTCGAGCATCGCTTCAATTCGTGTTTTTTTCTCTATTAATAAATGGCGTTGCAAGGATAAAGCGACTTCTTTATCAAAACTAGGGTCATCAAGAATTTGCTTTATTTTTTTCAAAGGGAAATCGAGTTCTTTAAAGAAAAGAATTTGTTGTAATTTGTCGACATCTTTTTCTGAATAAATACGATAGCCGTTCCAGTCGTCTTTTTGCGGGACGAGTAGGCCGATTTTATCGTAGTGATGCAGCGTGCGCACACTTACACCAGTGAGTTCAGCTAATTCTTTTGTTTGCATGAATGATTCCTCCTTCTGATTTCAACTATAAAGTATGACGCGACGTAGTAGTCAAGAAAGTTTTTTTGTTTATTATAACTCTTTTAGTGGAAAAGTGTTGCTAGTAAATAAGTTGTTCGCGTTAATTGTAATAAAATAAATAAAACCATGGAAAAACTTATGACATTCTCGTATAATGGAGTGTAAATGTGTCTAATTTGTGAATGGAATTAGCGGAAATAAAAAGGGGATAGCATCATGACGGGGAAAATAAAATCCATTAGTACGTGGCTATGGCATCATCTAACACCGCAAATATTTGCGGTTATTTGTGTTTTTATTATAACTATTATTGCGCTTTTTGTGCCACCTTATATTGGTATGGCTGATAATGGAGACTTTTTTAGAATATTCTCAAGCAATGGTTTATTTGTAAATAATGCTAATTATGACGCGTTACAATTTGGACATTTTGTGAAGGAGTTCGGGATTTATCAATATTTTAATGAAAATCAAGTTGCGATTTACTCCTCGCAAAGTATTTTTATTCAAATTGCGCTTCTTTTAAATAAAATTTTTTGGTCAACAACTGTTTTTGATGTACGTTTTTTAGGTGCTTTGCAATTAGTGCTTCTTTTGCCAGCGATTTACTTATTAGTGGCTGGTTTAACGGCAAAAATGAAAGGTTGGCCTGGTTACGTTATTGCTGTGCTAACTGTATTTATTTTCGCAGATACCGCTTATACAGCTTATTTTAATTCGTTTTTTAGTGAAGGACTTATTTTGATTATGATGCTGTATATTTCAGCGGGATTTTTACTTTTATATCAGCATAAATAT
Proteins encoded:
- a CDS encoding SulP family inorganic anion transporter; translated protein: MFKHILLSLNGYKASYLRNDVISGVGVAALTIPVAMGYAQVAGLPPIYGLYASFLPVIAYVIFASSPQLIFGIDATASAITGSIILGTAGLAAGSKEAIALAPILAFFCAVFLVLFSILKLGRFAKYISAPVLSGFISGLSVSIIMGQIPKIMGLKESGDSFFSSLGIIFGQFFQSNWISFAMGIVTIIIVITCKKVIPKIPMSLVVLVLGTMAAYFFKLDQYNVDIVGKIPVGFPSLALPDFGASSWALAIGGGLVCAIATFAGSLLPSESFAMRNKYTIDDNRELFAYGISNFVAAFSGCSPASASVSRTAANEQFRGKTQMVSIVAATIIALIVAFLSGLLYYMPQPVLSGIVFAALVGIIDVDVLKGLFRVSRREATVWIVAALGTLLVGVIFGVLLGIFLSFINVVSRSMKSPIAILGVIDGRHGYFDLKRKPEAKPIPNVVIYRYSASLFFGNFNKFADGLKEAVQDDTKLVIFEASAIINIDTTATESMKDLLKWLDDKGIEYYFADLIDHLKTSFRKHDLGYIIDNGYTKKTVEDALDAYYAEHK
- a CDS encoding 6-phospho-beta-glucosidase, translating into MTKGIKIATIGGGSSYTPELIEGFIKRQDELPVRELWLVDVEAGREKLEIVGNLAKRMVEKAGVDMEVHLTLDREEALKDADFVTTQLRVGLLDARVKDERIPNSYGVVGQETNGPGGMFKGLRTIPVILDICKDMERLCPDAWLINFANPAGMVTEAVLRYSNQKKVVGLCNGPIGIERNIAETLGVDVSEIYVEFVGLNHMVFAKTVYHNGKDVTKDVVFKMTEDEAGSSLKNINATGWDKTFLRTLNMIPIDYLRYYWQTKQQLEDQARAYAEHGTRAEVVKKVEAELFELYKQEELAEKPKQLEQRGGAYYSEAACNLINSIYNDKRDIQIVNTRNNGAILDIDPDSAVETNCVITRQGPIPLASGRLPIAINGIIQEIKTFERLTAEAAVTGDYDKALLAMTINPLTPSESVAREMLDEMLEAHKEYLPNFFK
- a CDS encoding site-specific integrase, whose amino-acid sequence is MKARKRKEQTFHEYFKEWVDLYKVGAIRSITLQKYYVTEQKIQELVPDLKIKDLDRYTYQQLLNSYAVTHEKQTTMDFHHHLKGAILDAVDEGVISQNPTRKIVIKGKTPRPKKAKFLNQFEVQALLKELNLKEDINWDWFILLIIKTGLRFSEALALTPSDFDFSKQKIIINKTWDYKMVTGSFQPTKNESSNRKIQIDWQLAMQFSQLIKMKDPDKPIFVKSRVFNSTINNRLKVLCENANIPTITVHSLRHTHASLLLFAGVSIASVANRLGHSSMTTTQETYLHIIQELENQDNDKIIRHLSMLM
- a CDS encoding MerR family transcriptional regulator; this encodes MQTKELAELTGVSVRTLHHYDKIGLLVPQKDDWNGYRIYSEKDVDKLQQILFFKELDFPLKKIKQILDDPSFDKEVALSLQRHLLIEKKTRIEAMLETLDQTIKNEKGEIIMTNEEKFTGFDFSTNPYEEEARKLWGDKVVNQANEKITNMNEKEQMAIKESFDAEFRQLAAVRKSAPESNEAQQAVHQFFQYLNDTHGNLYSLEAFAGLGEMYVADERFTKNIDQFGDGLSAFLKEAMAIYAKNN
- a CDS encoding restriction endonuclease subunit S; the protein is MLPLFYVFYHYFNLPFRAWEQRKLGEDVNFLNGRAYSQKELLDKGKYKVLRVGNFNTNDRWYYSDLELEENKYANRGDLLYLWATNFGPEIWNQEKVIYHYHIWKLKIMNINVSKQYLYTWLITDKERIKQSTNGTTMVHVTKGHIEQREFQIPPNLTEQQKIGTFFKQLDDTIALHQRKLDALKLMKKAFSQQIFPENNRKKPKIRFTSFYEEWEQRKIGEYGYFYYGKSAPKWSVAQDATTPCVRYGELYTKFGPEIDIVHSYTNIDKSNLKFSSGNEVLVPRVGENPLDFANCSWLSISNVAIGEMISVYNTEQYPLFIAYYFRSKMKYEFAKRVEGGNVSNLYYSYLEDILISVPSIEEQKKIAEFLNKIDITINLLQNKLGRIKELKKAYLQNMFI
- a CDS encoding MurR/RpiR family transcriptional regulator, whose translation is MLFLDKNLELNDTELDIYNYIVANLEKVVYMRIRDLATEAHVSTTTILRFCRKFGCNGFSEFRVKLQLYLEEQKLAQIDMADETTYIDFLKRTAQPEFKAQIQNAVEILRDRELVLFAGVGSSGVIAEYGAIYFSSLFTLALHIEDPLNHPFYHLSSKLSDKICMIAISVEGENEDIIRYIHQLKAQNCKVISITNSAKSTIARLSDANIAYYINKEMYQEANITSQLPALYTIENIAREIRTQIDKEKM
- a CDS encoding restriction endonuclease subunit S, with the translated sequence MKKLEKSVPVIRFKGFSEAWEQRKLRDIANYRNGKAHEQVEDEDGKYTIINSKFISTNGKVQRYTNEQVEPIFDGEIAMVLSDLPNGKALAKLFLVKEDGKYTLNQRIAGITPNENIDPIFLNFRMNRNNYFLKFDSGVTQTNLSKSQVENFIALYPTFDEQYKIGLFFTQLDDTIALHQRKLDTLKLMKKGLLQQMFPKRGENIPKIRFDDFDDIWEQRILGEFLKESKIKGSNGSLAKKLTVKLWRKGVVPKEEIYTGSSATQYYIRKTGQFIYGKLDFLNQAFGIIPLELDGYESTLDSPAFDIEESINETFLLEYVSLARFYKYQGNIANGSRRAKRIHTDTFFEMPIPLPNSNEQQKIGTFSRQIDDLIALQQNKLEKLSSLKRFYLKNMFI